Below is a window of Corynebacterium kalinowskii DNA.
TTTAGTAGACGGTGGCGCACTGACGAAGCTCAAATTCAAATCGTCAATGAACTTGCGCTCTCCCAAGACCACGGTCCAGACGAGATTCGAGCGGAGATTTTCCAGGTTGCGAGTGGGACCAACGGTGCCGTTGTGATCGCCCTGAGCGTGTGGGATAACGATCTGGCACAACGCCAGCACCACTCCAACTCCACCCACTTTGCCTCCAGCTCAACCTACTGAGCCTGAGCTTCAGTCAGCTACATAGCGTGAATCGTCAGAGCCAGCGCATTCGTAACATCTTCTTGAGCCCGCAACCGGCTGATCGCACACTCAAGGGCGCGTATTTAAGCAGTCAGAACCGCATATTCACACATCATCAGAACACAAGGGTCACACGGGGATGAGTCAGTCCTCTGCCATCGCGATGCTGAGTCGCTGCAGCTTGGCGCGAATCTGATCCCGCTGTTCCGGGTGTTGCGCGCAATAATTGGCAGCTTTGCCGATGGCGGCGTCGATAAGCTCGCAGGAGAGCTCGTCGACACCCAGCAGTCGCTGTCGCGCATCGACGAGTTCGGCGTGTGCTTCTTGGACCCGCTGATCGGCGAACGCCGAAGAGTTCTGGCTCGCGGCCACCGTGAGCGGCCCATGGTCGCCGTCTACAAACAGATCGAACGTGGCCCCCGCATACGTTGCGATTCTCTCCGATTGCGTAGCTCCATCCGGAATCTCTGCGGAGATCTTTTCAAGTCCAGCGGGGATTTCCGCCAGCAATAGCTGAACCAGCAGGTCCTCCCCCGATGAGACGTAGAGGTAAACGCTGGAGCGGGCGAGGCCAACCTCCCGCGCCACCTCGCTTATCGACGGCAGCTGCCCGCCCTGCTCAACGATCAAACGAAGCCCAGCAGCCAAGACAGCTTTATGCTGTGCCGCACGATGCTCGGCTACAGAGGATCCAGAAATCTTTGGCATAGCTGCTTAGCTTA
It encodes the following:
- a CDS encoding TetR/AcrR family transcriptional regulator, with product MPKISGSSVAEHRAAQHKAVLAAGLRLIVEQGGQLPSISEVAREVGLARSSVYLYVSSGEDLLVQLLLAEIPAGLEKISAEIPDGATQSERIATYAGATFDLFVDGDHGPLTVAASQNSSAFADQRVQEAHAELVDARQRLLGVDELSCELIDAAIGKAANYCAQHPEQRDQIRAKLQRLSIAMAED